The following proteins are co-located in the Aneurinibacillus sp. REN35 genome:
- a CDS encoding lipoate--protein ligase family protein — protein MEQWRFLDTGISSPAMNMAIDEAVLTLHSEGKTKPSVRFYTWKPATVSIGYFQKAEKEIDLDKVRQYGLGFVRRATGGRTVLHDKELTYSVIVSELHPAMPSGVTDAYRIISAGLVEGFRLLDLEADMVNPDQAKLAAPSSAACFDAPSSYELVVEGKKVAGSAQTRQKGVILQHGAILLDMDADMLFDIIRHPNERVREWLKKSFAEKAVAINQVRRAPATVEEASAAFRKGFAKGLGVELVDDELTMEEKALAEQLVREKYGCDEWNYKR, from the coding sequence TAACTCTACATAGTGAAGGAAAAACGAAACCTTCCGTCCGCTTCTATACATGGAAGCCAGCAACGGTATCAATCGGCTATTTCCAGAAAGCTGAGAAGGAAATTGATCTAGATAAAGTAAGGCAATACGGTCTCGGGTTCGTACGACGTGCGACTGGAGGTAGAACGGTTCTGCATGATAAGGAGCTTACATATAGTGTGATTGTCTCTGAATTGCACCCGGCGATGCCATCAGGCGTAACCGATGCCTATCGTATTATTAGTGCGGGACTGGTAGAGGGTTTCAGGCTGTTGGATTTAGAGGCCGATATGGTAAATCCAGATCAGGCGAAGCTTGCTGCCCCATCCTCTGCGGCTTGTTTTGATGCCCCGTCCTCGTACGAACTAGTGGTAGAGGGGAAGAAGGTGGCCGGAAGCGCTCAGACAAGGCAGAAAGGCGTGATTCTACAGCACGGTGCCATTCTGCTGGATATGGATGCCGATATGCTGTTTGATATTATTCGTCATCCGAATGAGCGAGTGCGGGAGTGGCTGAAGAAGAGCTTTGCAGAGAAGGCGGTTGCGATTAATCAAGTGCGCAGGGCTCCGGCAACGGTCGAGGAAGCGAGTGCAGCGTTTCGTAAAGGATTTGCCAAGGGGCTCGGGGTAGAGCTTGTGGATGATGAATTGACGATGGAAGAGAAAGCGCTTGCCGAACAGCTTGTACGGGAGAAGTACGGCTGCGATGAATGGAATTACAAGCGATAG